The proteins below are encoded in one region of Lactuca sativa cultivar Salinas chromosome 3, Lsat_Salinas_v11, whole genome shotgun sequence:
- the LOC111881549 gene encoding trihelix transcription factor GT-4 isoform X2 codes for MFSPAKPQAINFYPPQETNMMMESTPAPHHHQTQMIIAAPGGGDTTSSEENTIKSTTTTTSAPVKKRAETWVKEETRTLILLRHEIDSLFNTSKSNKHLWDQISMKMREKGFDRSPTMCTDKWRNLLKEFKKAKEQNNGINHNGYSANSKMQFYKEVEDVIRDRNKNSKVDSFMQFSDKGVDDTGIAFGPVEGDQNNTYGGRVISVKLGDYTRRIGIDGSPDAIKETIKSAFRLRTNRGFWLEDIDNIVRTLDRDMPLGNYTLHVDEGLMIKVCLFEEPDHVPVHTEDKIFYTEDDFRDFLSRRGWICLREYNGYRNVDVMDELCPGAIYRGIS; via the exons ATGTTTTCACCTGCAAAACCTCAAGCGATCAATTTCTACCCAccacaagaaacaaacatgatGATGGAATCCACCCCTGCACCTCACCACCACCAAACCCAAATGATTATCGCGGCTCCGGGCGGCGGCGACACCACCAGCAGCGAAGAAAACACTATCAAATCCACCACCACTACAACCTCAGCACCAGTGAAGAAACGAGCCGAGACTTGGGTCAAAGAAGAAACTCGAACCCTAATCCTCCTCCGCCATGAGATCGATTCACTCTTCAACACTTCAAAGTCAAACAAGCACTTATGGGATCAGATTTCAATGAAAATGAGGGAAAAGGGTTTTGATCGATCTCCCACCATGTGTACGGACAAGTGGAGGAACTTGTTGAAGGAGTTCAAGAAAGCCAAGGAGCAGAATAACGGGATTAATCATAATGGGTATTCAGCTAACAGTAAGATGCAGTTCTATAAAGAAGTTGAAGACGTTATTAGGGATAGAAACAAAAACTCGAAAGTCGATTCGTTTATGCAGTTCTCTGATAAAG GTGTAGATGACACCGGCATTGCTTTTGGACCTGTAGAAG GTGATCAGAATAACACTTATGGTGGTAGGGTTATTTCGGTCAAGTTAGGGGATTACACACGGCGAATTGGTATCGATGGCTCACCGGATGCCATAAAGGAAACCATCAAATCGGCTTTTAGACTGAGAACAAATCGAGGGTTTTGGTTGGAAGATATCGATAACATAGTGAGGACACTTGATAGAGATATGCCTCTAGGAAACTACACCCTTCATGTCGACGAAG GCTTGATGATCAAAGTGTGCTTGTTTGAGGAGCCGGATCACGTGCCTGTCCATACGGAAGATAAGATTTTTTATACGGAAGATGATTTTCGTGACTTTTTGTCGAGGAGAGGGTGGATTTGCTTGAGAGAATATAATGGGTACAGAAATGTTGATGTGATGGATGAGCTTTGCCCTGGTGCGATTTATCGTGGTATTAGCTAG
- the LOC111881549 gene encoding trihelix transcription factor GT-4 isoform X1, with product MFSPAKPQAINFYPPQETNMMMESTPAPHHHQTQMIIAAPGGGDTTSSEENTIKSTTTTTSAPVKKRAETWVKEETRTLILLRHEIDSLFNTSKSNKHLWDQISMKMREKGFDRSPTMCTDKWRNLLKEFKKAKEQNNGINHNGYSANSKMQFYKEVEDVIRDRNKNSKVDSFMQFSDKGVDDTGIAFGPVEANPRGALNLERRLDQEGHPLAITAADTMAASGVSPWNWRENPGNGDQNNTYGGRVISVKLGDYTRRIGIDGSPDAIKETIKSAFRLRTNRGFWLEDIDNIVRTLDRDMPLGNYTLHVDEGLMIKVCLFEEPDHVPVHTEDKIFYTEDDFRDFLSRRGWICLREYNGYRNVDVMDELCPGAIYRGIS from the exons ATGTTTTCACCTGCAAAACCTCAAGCGATCAATTTCTACCCAccacaagaaacaaacatgatGATGGAATCCACCCCTGCACCTCACCACCACCAAACCCAAATGATTATCGCGGCTCCGGGCGGCGGCGACACCACCAGCAGCGAAGAAAACACTATCAAATCCACCACCACTACAACCTCAGCACCAGTGAAGAAACGAGCCGAGACTTGGGTCAAAGAAGAAACTCGAACCCTAATCCTCCTCCGCCATGAGATCGATTCACTCTTCAACACTTCAAAGTCAAACAAGCACTTATGGGATCAGATTTCAATGAAAATGAGGGAAAAGGGTTTTGATCGATCTCCCACCATGTGTACGGACAAGTGGAGGAACTTGTTGAAGGAGTTCAAGAAAGCCAAGGAGCAGAATAACGGGATTAATCATAATGGGTATTCAGCTAACAGTAAGATGCAGTTCTATAAAGAAGTTGAAGACGTTATTAGGGATAGAAACAAAAACTCGAAAGTCGATTCGTTTATGCAGTTCTCTGATAAAG GTGTAGATGACACCGGCATTGCTTTTGGACCTGTAGAAG CTAATCCAAGGGGTGCGCTTAATCTTGAAAGACGGTTGGATCAAGAGGGTCATCCTCTTGCCATCACTGCAGCTGATACCATGGCAGCTAGTGGAGTCTCTCCATGGAATTGGAGGGAGAATCCTGGAAATG GTGATCAGAATAACACTTATGGTGGTAGGGTTATTTCGGTCAAGTTAGGGGATTACACACGGCGAATTGGTATCGATGGCTCACCGGATGCCATAAAGGAAACCATCAAATCGGCTTTTAGACTGAGAACAAATCGAGGGTTTTGGTTGGAAGATATCGATAACATAGTGAGGACACTTGATAGAGATATGCCTCTAGGAAACTACACCCTTCATGTCGACGAAG GCTTGATGATCAAAGTGTGCTTGTTTGAGGAGCCGGATCACGTGCCTGTCCATACGGAAGATAAGATTTTTTATACGGAAGATGATTTTCGTGACTTTTTGTCGAGGAGAGGGTGGATTTGCTTGAGAGAATATAATGGGTACAGAAATGTTGATGTGATGGATGAGCTTTGCCCTGGTGCGATTTATCGTGGTATTAGCTAG
- the LOC111881587 gene encoding mitotic spindle checkpoint protein MAD2, with protein MASRTASKDIITLRGSTAIVSEFFGYAANSILYNRGVYPEETFGRVKKYGLPLLLSQDEGVKTFISNLNKQLSEWLEAGKLQRIVLVIMSKATNEVLERWNFSIETDGEVVEKGVSREKSDKEIMREIQAIMRQIASSITYLPCLDEPCIFDVLAYTDTDVAVPFTWTESDPKLIANPQMVKLHSFDTKIHKVDTMVSYKNDEWDDQ; from the exons ATGGCTTCAAGAACTGCGAGCAAAGACATAATCACTCTCCGCGGATCCACAGCCATTGTCAGCGAATTTTTCG GTTATGCAGCAAACAG TATTCTGTACAATCGTGGTGTCTATCCGGAAGAAACTTTTGGAAGAGTGAAGAAATATGGACTTCCATTGTTGCTTTCTCAAGACGAAGGTGTTAAGACATTCATCTCAAATTTGAATAAGCAACTTTCAG AATGGCTGGAAGCTGGCAAGTTACAAAGGATTGTTCTTGTGATAATGAGTAAGGCCACCAATGAAGTGCTTGAGAGGTGGAATTTCAGTATAGAGACTGATGGTGAAGTTGTTGAAAAAGG AGTTTCGAGGGAGAAGAGTGATAAAGAAATCATGAGAGAGATTCAAGCTATTATGAGACAGATTGCATCCAGCATTACATACTTGCCCTGCCTGGATGAACCAT GTATCTTTGATGTGTTAGCATATACTGATACGGATGTTGCAGTGCCTTTCACTTGGACAGAGAGTGACCCTAAACTGATAGCAAATCCCCAAATGGTGAAATTGCATTCTTTTGATACTAAG ATACATAAGGTTGACACAATGGTGTCTTACAAGAATGATGAATGGGATGACCAGTAA